A region of Staphylococcus sp. IVB6181 DNA encodes the following proteins:
- a CDS encoding D-glycerate dehydrogenase codes for MTKVLVTRKVPDKFVQQLKEFADVEMWDEEFVPMPRDKFLEEIKDAEAAFITLSEKIDEETLEAAPHLKIVANMAVGYDNINVALAAEKGVTVTNTPGVLTETTAELGFTLMLATARRIVEAEQYVKDGEWKSWGPYLLAGKDVHGSNIGIFGMGDIGKAFARRLKGFEANVMYHNRSRHRRAEKELGVLYVSFDELLENSDFVVCTAPLTPQTKEKFNAAAFKKMRNDAIFINIGRGATVVEEDLIQALEDGEIGGAGLDVFRDEPISADHPLLKFKNVIALPHIGSATVVTRDRMIQLSINNVKSVLQGQPAITPVTDK; via the coding sequence ATGACCAAAGTGTTAGTGACACGTAAAGTACCAGACAAATTTGTACAACAGTTAAAAGAATTTGCGGATGTAGAAATGTGGGATGAAGAATTCGTTCCGATGCCGCGCGATAAATTTTTAGAAGAAATCAAAGATGCGGAAGCAGCATTTATTACGCTAAGCGAAAAAATCGATGAAGAAACATTAGAAGCGGCGCCGCATTTAAAAATTGTAGCCAATATGGCAGTAGGTTATGACAATATCAATGTTGCTTTAGCAGCAGAAAAAGGTGTGACTGTAACCAACACACCAGGTGTCTTGACAGAGACTACTGCAGAACTCGGCTTTACTTTGATGCTTGCGACAGCACGCAGAATTGTAGAAGCTGAACAATATGTCAAAGACGGCGAATGGAAAAGCTGGGGACCGTACTTATTAGCAGGCAAAGATGTGCACGGCTCTAATATCGGTATCTTCGGTATGGGAGATATCGGCAAAGCTTTTGCCCGCCGTTTGAAAGGCTTTGAGGCTAATGTGATGTATCATAACCGCAGCCGCCACCGCAGAGCTGAAAAAGAACTCGGTGTATTGTATGTATCATTTGATGAATTGCTTGAAAACAGCGACTTTGTCGTTTGTACAGCACCATTAACACCGCAAACTAAAGAAAAATTCAACGCAGCAGCATTTAAAAAAATGCGTAACGATGCAATCTTTATCAATATCGGACGCGGGGCAACTGTCGTTGAAGAAGATTTGATTCAAGCATTAGAAGACGGCGAAATCGGCGGAGCGGGACTTGATGTCTTCAGAGATGAACCGATTTCGGCAGATCATCCATTGCTTAAATTTAAAAACGTCATCGCCTTGCCGCATATCGGCAGTGCGACGGTCGTGACACGCGACAGAATGATTCAGTTGTCAATCAATAATGTGAAATCAGTGTTGCAAGGACAACCTGCAATTACGCCTGTTACTGATAAATAA
- a CDS encoding TIGR01457 family HAD-type hydrolase, whose amino-acid sequence MKQYKGYLIDLDGTMYKGADPIDGAKQFIDYLNQNNIPHLYVTNNSTKVPEDVVKKLAEFDIEAKPEEVITSALATASYIKKENEHASIYVIGEGGIRTALLNQGLTLIDDTHVDYVVVGLDTHVNYDKLSQATLGVRNGAKFISTNQDISIPNERGFLPGNGAITSVIAVSTKVQPTFIGKPQPIIMDMAMDVIRLPKEDVAMVGDLYETDIMSGINAGIDTIHVQTGVISKEELAEKPTQPTYTFKDLNEVLKDLEG is encoded by the coding sequence ATGAAACAATACAAAGGTTATCTGATTGACTTAGATGGCACAATGTATAAAGGCGCTGATCCGATTGACGGTGCCAAACAATTCATTGATTATCTAAATCAAAATAACATCCCGCATCTTTATGTGACAAACAACTCTACAAAGGTGCCGGAGGATGTTGTGAAGAAACTGGCTGAGTTTGATATTGAAGCGAAACCAGAAGAAGTGATTACCTCTGCTTTAGCAACAGCAAGCTATATTAAAAAAGAAAACGAACATGCGTCGATTTATGTAATCGGCGAAGGCGGTATCCGTACAGCACTGCTGAATCAAGGTTTAACACTTATAGACGACACGCATGTGGATTATGTCGTTGTTGGTTTAGATACGCATGTCAATTACGACAAGCTTTCACAAGCGACACTTGGTGTGCGCAACGGTGCGAAATTTATTTCGACTAACCAAGATATTTCAATTCCGAATGAACGCGGCTTCTTGCCAGGCAACGGCGCGATCACGAGTGTGATTGCCGTGTCGACAAAAGTACAGCCGACGTTTATCGGCAAACCGCAGCCGATTATCATGGATATGGCTATGGATGTCATCCGATTACCTAAAGAAGACGTTGCGATGGTCGGTGATTTATACGAAACAGATATCATGTCAGGTATTAATGCCGGGATCGACACGATTCATGTACAAACAGGTGTAATCAGCAAAGAAGAACTCGCAGAGAAGCCAACACAACCAACGTACACATTCAAAGACTTGAATGAAGTATTAAAAGACTTAGAAGGGTAG
- a CDS encoding type VII toxin-antitoxin system HepT family RNase toxin → MYFVDKDKLTYKLNYLQKLTEDYSENKENHYAFERIAQMLIESSVDIGNMVIDAFVLRDPGNYKDVIDILELEKVISAKTQQGINKTVDVRKRFVHQYDQLDTDDLIPLFDASLEDYKNFIDEVVNFLNNENVPVTAFGKGDKK, encoded by the coding sequence ATGTATTTTGTTGATAAAGATAAATTGACGTATAAACTGAATTACTTACAAAAATTAACAGAAGATTATTCAGAAAATAAAGAGAACCATTATGCATTTGAGCGTATTGCACAAATGCTCATAGAGTCTTCAGTAGATATCGGCAACATGGTGATTGATGCATTTGTATTGAGAGATCCGGGAAATTATAAAGATGTGATCGATATTCTAGAATTAGAAAAAGTGATTTCTGCAAAAACACAACAGGGTATAAATAAAACTGTAGATGTACGCAAACGCTTTGTACATCAATATGATCAATTGGATACAGATGATCTGATCCCGTTATTTGATGCTTCGCTTGAAGACTACAAAAATTTCATTGATGAAGTTGTCAATTTCTTAAATAATGAAAATGTACCTGTTACAGCATTTGGAAAAGGAGATAAGAAATAG
- a CDS encoding DUF3055 domain-containing protein: MIDMFLYDDNEEADVQYVGMVGEENRYDLMLFQTNRHYGKVLVLNMQTNKFGIIGPDDLAEDGYISYILGVSEAEGEELTEYLKDVIPSGTFDSGEY; the protein is encoded by the coding sequence ATGATAGATATGTTTTTATACGATGATAACGAAGAAGCTGATGTACAATATGTAGGTATGGTCGGTGAAGAGAACCGTTATGATTTAATGCTCTTTCAAACCAACCGTCATTACGGGAAAGTATTAGTCTTAAATATGCAGACGAATAAATTCGGAATCATTGGTCCGGATGATTTAGCAGAAGACGGCTACATCTCTTATATCTTAGGTGTCAGCGAAGCAGAAGGCGAAGAACTGACTGAATACTTGAAAGATGTTATCCCGAGCGGTACTTTCGACAGCGGGGAATATTAA
- a CDS encoding YutD family protein, protein MIKAGDKYFEMIEEYRDCFDEEQFADRYSEILDKYDYVVGDFGYDQLRLKGFYKDSNKKVEISKRFATIQDYLLEFCNFGCAYFILRRIPERELKKLHAQHKEDALKSDKLHDVKIAPSLPNDHKKKDS, encoded by the coding sequence ATGATTAAAGCAGGAGATAAATATTTTGAAATGATAGAAGAGTATCGTGATTGTTTTGATGAAGAACAATTTGCGGACCGCTATTCAGAGATATTAGATAAATATGACTATGTAGTCGGCGATTTCGGTTATGATCAGCTGCGCTTAAAAGGATTTTACAAAGATTCCAACAAAAAAGTTGAAATCAGCAAACGCTTTGCGACAATACAAGACTATTTATTAGAGTTCTGTAATTTCGGATGTGCCTATTTTATTTTAAGACGCATACCTGAAAGAGAATTAAAAAAATTACATGCACAGCATAAAGAGGACGCTCTAAAAAGTGATAAGCTGCATGATGTAAAAATAGCACCGAGTCTTCCGAATGATCATAAGAAAAAGGACAGCTGA
- the lipA gene encoding lipoyl synthase, which produces MATKNDEILRKPDWLKIKLNTNENYTGLKKMMREKNLNTVCEEAKCPNIHECWGERRTATFMILGAVCTRACRFCAVKTGLPNELDLGEPERVAESVEMMNLKHVVITAVARDDLRDAGSNVYAETVRKVRERNPYTTIEILPSDMGGDYDALETLMASKPDILNHNIETVRRLTPRVRARATYDRTLEFLKRSKELQPDIPTKSSIMVGLGETIEELHETMDDLRAADVDILTIGQYLQPSRKHLKVEKYYSPLEFGKLRKVAMDKGFKHCQAGPLVRSSYHADEQVNEAAKERQRIGEEKLNESTSEA; this is translated from the coding sequence ATGGCTACTAAAAATGATGAAATTTTACGTAAACCAGATTGGTTGAAGATAAAGCTAAACACGAACGAGAACTATACTGGTCTGAAAAAGATGATGCGTGAAAAGAATTTAAACACTGTTTGCGAAGAAGCAAAGTGTCCGAATATACATGAATGTTGGGGTGAGCGCCGTACAGCTACATTTATGATTTTAGGTGCAGTTTGTACACGTGCTTGCCGCTTCTGTGCAGTTAAAACAGGCTTGCCGAACGAATTAGACTTAGGTGAACCAGAACGTGTTGCAGAATCAGTTGAAATGATGAACTTAAAACACGTTGTTATCACAGCGGTTGCGCGTGATGATTTACGTGATGCAGGTTCAAACGTTTACGCTGAAACTGTAAGAAAAGTAAGAGAACGCAATCCATATACGACAATCGAAATTTTACCGTCAGACATGGGCGGCGACTATGATGCATTAGAAACATTAATGGCATCAAAACCTGATATCTTAAACCACAATATCGAAACAGTACGTCGTTTAACACCAAGAGTACGTGCGCGTGCAACTTATGATCGTACTCTAGAATTCTTGAAACGCTCTAAAGAATTACAACCAGATATTCCGACTAAATCAAGTATCATGGTTGGTTTAGGCGAAACAATCGAAGAATTACATGAAACAATGGATGATTTGCGTGCAGCAGATGTTGATATCTTAACAATCGGTCAATATTTACAACCATCACGCAAACACCTTAAAGTTGAAAAATACTATTCACCATTAGAATTCGGCAAATTACGAAAAGTAGCAATGGATAAAGGATTCAAACATTGCCAAGCTGGACCATTAGTACGTAGTTCTTACCATGCAGATGAGCAAGTAAACGAAGCTGCAAAAGAAAGACAACGTATCGGTGAAGAAAAATTAAACGAATCTACTTCAGAAGCGTAA
- a CDS encoding bifunctional UDP-sugar hydrolase/5'-nucleotidase has protein sequence MKLTIYHTNDIHSHLHDYERIAAYLAEHRPLLDHPSLYIDIGDHVDLSAPVTEATLGHKNVELLNAAHCDIATIGNNEGMTISHEALNALYHDADFTVTCSNVFDEAGNLPHHLTSSYITEIEGTRILFVAATAPFTPFYRALDWVVTDPMAAIKDEIDKQEGQYDVLMVMSHCGIFFDRKLCEALPQIDVIFGSHTHHYFERGEMKNGVLMAAAGKYGHFLGEVTLEIENHKVVHKEAVIHPVETLPQVETHFKEEGKALMSDPVVDHPVSLPRRTDVITKTGYLLAESVYEFTHADCAIINAGLVVKGLEGPKVTKFDVHQMLPHPINLVRIKITGRDLKQVILTAEEQAYMHEHAQGLGFRGDIFGGYILYNMGYIESEARFFVQGKEIDDDHVYTLGTVDMYTFGRYFPLFKNLPTEYLMPEFLRDIFKKKLLEL, from the coding sequence GCGAATTGCTGCTTATTTAGCAGAACACAGACCGTTATTAGACCATCCTTCGCTTTATATCGATATCGGCGACCATGTTGATTTATCAGCACCCGTGACAGAAGCAACGCTTGGCCATAAGAATGTTGAGCTGCTGAATGCAGCACATTGCGACATTGCGACAATCGGCAATAATGAAGGAATGACCATTTCGCACGAAGCATTAAACGCCTTATATCATGATGCAGACTTTACGGTGACTTGCAGCAACGTGTTTGATGAAGCGGGCAACTTGCCGCATCATCTGACATCGAGCTATATTACGGAAATTGAAGGCACGCGTATTTTATTTGTCGCAGCAACTGCACCGTTTACACCATTTTACAGAGCGCTTGATTGGGTAGTAACGGATCCGATGGCTGCGATTAAAGATGAAATCGACAAGCAAGAAGGACAGTATGATGTATTGATGGTTATGAGTCATTGCGGTATCTTCTTTGACCGTAAATTATGCGAAGCATTGCCTCAAATCGATGTGATTTTCGGCAGCCATACGCACCATTATTTCGAACGCGGAGAAATGAAGAACGGGGTGCTGATGGCAGCGGCCGGAAAATACGGTCATTTTTTAGGCGAGGTCACTCTGGAAATCGAAAATCATAAAGTTGTACATAAAGAAGCGGTGATTCATCCTGTTGAAACACTGCCGCAAGTAGAGACGCACTTCAAAGAAGAAGGCAAAGCACTAATGAGCGACCCGGTAGTCGATCATCCGGTCAGCTTGCCGAGAAGAACAGATGTAATTACGAAAACCGGTTATCTGCTTGCAGAAAGTGTGTATGAATTTACGCATGCGGATTGTGCGATTATCAATGCCGGTTTAGTCGTTAAAGGTCTTGAAGGGCCAAAAGTGACAAAGTTTGATGTACATCAAATGCTGCCGCATCCGATTAATTTAGTAAGAATTAAAATTACTGGCAGAGATTTGAAACAAGTTATCTTAACAGCTGAAGAGCAGGCTTATATGCATGAACACGCACAAGGGCTTGGATTCAGAGGAGATATCTTCGGCGGCTATATTTTGTATAATATGGGCTATATCGAGTCAGAAGCGCGTTTCTTTGTACAAGGCAAAGAAATCGATGATGACCATGTCTATACTTTAGGTACAGTAGATATGTATACGTTCGGACGTTATTTTCCTCTGTTCAAAAATCTGCCTACAGAGTACTTGATGCCAGAGTTTTTAAGAGATATTTTCAAAAAGAAACTATTAGAATTATGA